In the Arachis ipaensis cultivar K30076 chromosome B10, Araip1.1, whole genome shotgun sequence genome, one interval contains:
- the LOC107622295 gene encoding uncharacterized protein LOC107622295, translating into MVLRCALFGEYVDQLNHFLSSSYVEQLVVFLQLAKVKLFRGQHGLQNVIKVTKIYFNPDLTEVVDFRKSVVELRINGTQPLFIANEEKTISLEDDFMRLIKKSTIDELQENKEDGTFVILNTITDVIEEGCWWYFTCVCGKTVHPEFGVYFCDMCMHHVTNMIPKFLSCDILVFFIYSVVFIYD; encoded by the exons ATGGTGCTTAGGTGTGCCCTGTTTGGAGAATATGTAGATCAATTAaatcattttctttcttctagtTATGTTGAACAACTAGTAGTATTTCTTCAACTTGCCAAAGTTAAGCTTTTTCGAG GGCAACATGGGTTGCAAAATGtcataaaagtaacaaaaatatattttaatcctGACTTGACAGAGGTTGTTGATTTCAGGAAGAG cGTAGTAGAGCTAAGGATAAATGGGACCCAGCCGCTGTTCATTGCTAATGAAGAAAAAACTATCTCATTAGAGGATGACTTCATGAGGTTGATTAAGAAATCTACAATAGATGAGTTGCAAGAAAACAAGGAg GATGGAACCTTTGTCATTCTAAATACTATCACTGATGTCATAGAAGAGGGGTGTTGGTGGTATTTTACCTGTGTTTGTGGGAAGACAGTACATCCTGAGTTTGGTGTTTACTTTTGTGATATGTGCATGCATCATGTGACAAATATGATCCCAAAATTTTTGTCATGTGACATTCTTGTTTTTTTCATTTACTCTGTGGTTTTTATTTATGACTAA